In the genome of Streptomyces collinus, one region contains:
- a CDS encoding alpha-2,8-polysialyltransferase family protein, whose product MPGTTQIFCASTLYGVATLAAAIDSDLFEEPDRRVLLVFNNSTTPETTPALDEMPGFAPLREHFDEVLSWNEAIRPFHPGAWAPRADDIPLFERYLRLLWGLGDDRVSLVLESIQVAPALTVAQLFTDAPVDVYADGLMSYGPTRNKLDPLVGTRVRRLLHLDLVPGLTPVLLTEFGVPAHLVPTPAFLKVLGEVTETVPELPDVPGDSALLLGQYLSALNILSPEEEEDLHVRMMRGAVARGHRTVVFKPHPTAPARYSRALETEAEKLGVDLTVLDTPVLAEVLFDRARPALVVGCFSTALFTASAFYDLPAARIGTELLLERLTPYQNSNRVPATLADALLPDLESGTDGDLLPAERLSALVTALGFTMQPQIYPDLRPHAERFLARHLGPRTRRYFKKRRLTALGLPGGIPQRLAFLPRNSTARRVVRRARALRKAVRR is encoded by the coding sequence ATGCCCGGGACCACTCAGATCTTCTGCGCCTCGACGCTGTACGGCGTCGCCACCCTGGCCGCCGCGATCGACTCGGACCTCTTCGAGGAGCCGGACCGCCGGGTGCTGCTGGTGTTCAACAACTCCACGACCCCGGAGACCACTCCGGCCCTCGACGAGATGCCGGGGTTCGCCCCGCTGCGCGAGCACTTCGACGAGGTGCTGTCCTGGAACGAGGCGATCCGCCCCTTCCACCCCGGGGCCTGGGCGCCGCGCGCCGACGACATCCCCCTCTTCGAGCGCTACCTGCGGCTGCTGTGGGGGCTCGGCGACGACCGGGTGAGCCTGGTGCTGGAGTCGATCCAGGTGGCGCCCGCGCTGACGGTGGCCCAGCTGTTCACCGACGCGCCCGTCGACGTCTACGCCGACGGGCTGATGAGCTACGGCCCCACGCGCAACAAGCTCGACCCGCTGGTCGGCACGCGCGTGCGGCGGCTGCTGCACCTGGATCTGGTGCCGGGGCTCACGCCGGTGCTGCTCACCGAGTTCGGCGTGCCGGCGCACCTGGTGCCGACGCCCGCGTTCCTGAAGGTGCTCGGCGAGGTCACCGAGACGGTGCCCGAGCTGCCGGACGTCCCCGGCGACTCGGCGCTGCTGCTCGGCCAGTACCTGTCCGCGCTGAACATCCTCTCCCCCGAGGAGGAGGAGGACCTGCACGTGCGGATGATGCGGGGCGCCGTCGCCCGCGGCCACCGCACGGTCGTCTTCAAGCCCCACCCGACCGCACCGGCCCGCTACAGCCGTGCCCTGGAGACCGAGGCCGAGAAGCTCGGCGTGGACCTCACCGTGCTGGACACGCCGGTGCTCGCCGAGGTGCTGTTCGACCGGGCCCGGCCCGCGCTGGTCGTCGGCTGCTTCTCGACCGCGCTGTTCACGGCCTCGGCGTTCTACGACCTGCCGGCCGCGCGCATCGGCACCGAGCTGCTGCTGGAGCGGCTGACGCCGTACCAGAACAGCAACCGGGTACCGGCCACCCTGGCGGACGCGCTGCTGCCCGACCTGGAGAGCGGCACGGACGGTGACCTCCTGCCGGCCGAGCGGCTGTCCGCCCTCGTCACGGCCCTCGGGTTCACCATGCAGCCGCAGATCTACCCGGACCTGCGCCCGCATGCCGAGCGGTTCCTCGCCCGGCATCTCGGGCCGCGCACCCGGCGCTACTTCAAGAAGCGCCGTCTGACCGCGCTCGGACTGCCCGGCGGCATTCCGCAGCGGCTGGCGTTCCTGCCGCGCAATTCCACGGCACGCCGGGTGGTCAGGAGGGCCCGGGCCCTGCGCAAGGCGGTCCGCCGCTGA
- a CDS encoding glycosyltransferase family 2 protein codes for MPKLSVIVPFYNVQQYAPDTLRSLRLNADRDFEFILVDDHSKDETPAILERAAEDLSDVAQVRYIRHERNGGLATARNTGLDAAQGEYLTFLDGDDWLAPGYFTELVSAMDDLGCDFVRTDHVQATARARSVSRVPIGRRWEVFSPREAILPAHRSTSVDYAYAWAGAYHRRLVDKGLLHFTDGLRTAEDRPWIWRLHREAESFAVVSLLGVFYRRGVASSLTQIGDVRQLDFIRAFDQVIEETAADRDAGRLLPKAVRTYCAIIAHHLSNEDRFEPAVARQLRSMSAAAIKRMPQDALGDALEAMDMDRSSKLRRLRRRVTTTGAAA; via the coding sequence GTGCCTAAGCTTTCCGTGATCGTGCCGTTCTACAACGTGCAGCAATATGCCCCGGACACCCTCAGAAGCCTTCGGTTGAACGCCGACCGCGATTTCGAGTTCATCCTGGTCGACGACCATTCGAAGGACGAAACTCCGGCCATTCTCGAACGAGCGGCCGAGGACCTTTCGGATGTCGCCCAGGTGCGGTACATCCGGCATGAGCGAAACGGTGGGCTCGCCACCGCCCGCAACACCGGCCTGGACGCGGCGCAGGGCGAGTACCTGACGTTCCTGGACGGCGACGACTGGCTGGCCCCCGGCTACTTCACCGAACTGGTGTCCGCGATGGACGACCTGGGCTGCGACTTCGTCCGCACCGACCATGTGCAGGCCACCGCCCGGGCCCGTTCCGTGAGCAGGGTGCCGATCGGCCGGCGCTGGGAGGTGTTCAGCCCGCGCGAGGCGATCCTGCCCGCCCACCGCTCGACCTCGGTGGACTACGCCTACGCCTGGGCCGGCGCCTACCACCGCCGCCTGGTCGACAAGGGCCTGCTCCACTTCACAGACGGGCTGCGCACGGCCGAGGACCGGCCGTGGATCTGGAGGCTGCACCGCGAGGCGGAGTCCTTCGCCGTGGTGAGCCTGCTGGGCGTGTTCTACCGGCGCGGGGTCGCCTCGTCCCTGACGCAGATCGGCGACGTCCGCCAGCTCGACTTCATCCGCGCCTTCGACCAGGTGATCGAGGAGACGGCCGCGGACCGCGACGCCGGCCGGCTGCTGCCGAAGGCGGTACGCACCTACTGCGCGATCATCGCCCACCACCTCTCCAACGAAGACAGGTTCGAACCGGCCGTGGCCAGGCAGCTGCGGTCGATGAGCGCGGCGGCCATCAAGCGCATGCCGCAGGACGCACTCGGTGACGCACTGGAGGCCATGGACATGGACCGCTCGTCCAAGCTGCGGCGGCTGCGGCGCCGGGTGACCACGACGGGAGCGGCCGCCTGA
- a CDS encoding DUF6716 putative glycosyltransferase, with product MPVSTPKRPRIAVLADSDTRWKWGALTADRIAPGPSMETAPREGAQVRPLLDGFLLRGRATPTPRQLEEVGVRADSLREVTAAEFLRAMAEESYDLLVLSLVGGGVQAMLHGLKHAWQDRTERPVVVTGYVGVVYEKLADGLLLRHGADLVLANSRQDADRFRAVYEGVGADASAVTEVALPFLGGAPYEGEHDPCTVVFAAQPSVPESRKDRTYLLNRLVQHARRHPEREVLLKLRSKPGEHTTHIEELPYQKLVQRLDPPANFRLVYGNMGEVLDRTDLLVTVSSTAALESLHRRIPTVVLTDLGIRESLGNHHFVGSGCLASWDQLDAGHRPVPDEEWVSRQGVAADGSYDSAFDAARERIAKLLDRPGGLPPLAPYYTPVTAPGYLPGILARHHLGPDGAPLPGAPAADKDPGPVRQIVRRAARGAYRHGVQRVAPVIRRMGEL from the coding sequence GTGCCAGTAAGTACACCGAAGCGCCCGCGAATCGCGGTCCTTGCGGACTCCGACACCCGATGGAAATGGGGTGCGCTGACCGCGGACCGCATCGCCCCGGGACCGTCCATGGAAACCGCACCGCGGGAGGGCGCGCAAGTCCGCCCGCTCCTCGACGGATTCCTGCTGCGCGGCCGGGCGACGCCCACTCCGCGCCAGCTGGAGGAAGTGGGCGTGCGCGCCGACTCACTGCGGGAGGTCACCGCCGCCGAGTTCCTGCGCGCCATGGCCGAGGAGTCCTACGACCTCCTGGTCCTCTCCCTCGTGGGCGGCGGTGTACAGGCGATGCTGCACGGCCTGAAGCACGCCTGGCAGGACCGCACCGAGCGGCCCGTCGTCGTCACCGGCTACGTCGGCGTCGTCTACGAGAAGCTCGCCGACGGCCTGCTGCTGCGGCACGGCGCCGACCTCGTCCTCGCCAACTCCCGCCAGGACGCGGACCGGTTCCGGGCCGTCTACGAAGGGGTCGGCGCCGACGCCTCCGCGGTGACCGAGGTGGCCCTGCCGTTCCTCGGCGGCGCGCCCTACGAAGGTGAACACGACCCCTGCACGGTCGTCTTCGCCGCCCAGCCCTCGGTCCCCGAGAGCCGCAAGGACCGTACGTACCTGCTGAACCGGCTGGTGCAGCACGCCCGCCGGCACCCCGAGCGCGAGGTGCTGCTGAAGCTGCGCTCCAAGCCCGGCGAACACACCACCCACATCGAGGAGCTGCCGTACCAGAAGCTGGTGCAGCGCCTCGATCCGCCCGCCAACTTCCGCCTGGTGTACGGCAACATGGGCGAGGTCCTGGACCGGACCGACCTGCTGGTGACGGTCAGCTCCACGGCCGCCCTGGAGTCGCTGCACCGGCGGATCCCCACCGTCGTACTGACCGACCTCGGCATCCGCGAGTCGCTCGGCAACCACCACTTCGTGGGCTCCGGCTGCCTCGCCTCATGGGACCAGCTCGACGCCGGGCACCGGCCCGTACCCGACGAGGAGTGGGTCTCCCGCCAGGGCGTCGCCGCGGACGGCTCCTACGACTCCGCCTTCGACGCTGCCCGCGAGCGCATCGCCAAGCTGCTCGACCGGCCCGGCGGCCTGCCGCCGCTGGCCCCGTACTACACCCCCGTCACCGCGCCCGGCTATCTGCCCGGGATCCTCGCCCGCCACCACCTCGGCCCGGACGGCGCCCCGCTGCCCGGCGCGCCCGCCGCCGACAAGGACCCCGGACCGGTCCGGCAGATCGTGCGCCGGGCGGCGCGCGGCGCCTACCGGCACGGCGTGCAGCGCGTGGCGCCCGTCATCCGGCGGATGGGCGAGCTGTGA
- a CDS encoding N-acylneuraminate cytidylyltransferase, whose protein sequence is MSRPETGRGASVRRVLAVIPARGGSKGVPAKNLLPVGGVPLVARTVRECRTARLVTDVVVSTDDQAIAAAAREAGAEVVLRPAAIAGDTATSEAAVLHAMDAHEALHGAPVDVVLLVQCTSPFIVREDIDGVAGAITENGADTAVTVAPFHGFVWRDADDEAAAGSVAETDAAVGGGYGVNHDKSFRPRRQDRPQDLLETGAAYAMEATGFRKHQHRFFGRTELVRTDPARVLEIDDPHDLARARALAPLFDADRPGALPTADDIDAVVLDFDGTQTDDRVLVDSDGREFVSVHRGDGLGIAALRRSGLKMLILSTEQNPVVAARARKLKLPVLHGIDRKDLALKQWCEEQGIAPERVLYVGNDVNDLPCFALVGWPVAVASAHDVVRGAARAVTTVPGGDGAIREIASWILGPSLDSLTK, encoded by the coding sequence ATGTCCCGACCGGAAACGGGCCGAGGTGCCTCCGTGCGCCGCGTGCTCGCGGTGATCCCCGCACGCGGCGGCTCCAAGGGCGTGCCCGCGAAGAACCTCCTCCCCGTCGGCGGCGTCCCGCTGGTGGCGCGGACGGTGCGCGAGTGCCGCACGGCCCGGCTGGTGACCGACGTCGTGGTCTCCACCGACGACCAGGCCATCGCGGCCGCCGCCCGGGAGGCCGGCGCCGAGGTCGTGCTGCGGCCCGCCGCCATCGCCGGCGACACGGCCACCTCCGAGGCCGCCGTCCTGCACGCCATGGACGCCCACGAGGCCCTGCACGGGGCGCCGGTGGACGTGGTCCTGCTCGTGCAGTGCACCAGCCCGTTCATCGTCCGCGAGGACATCGACGGGGTGGCGGGCGCGATCACCGAGAACGGTGCCGACACCGCCGTCACCGTCGCGCCCTTCCACGGGTTCGTCTGGCGGGACGCCGACGACGAGGCAGCGGCCGGCTCCGTCGCGGAGACCGACGCCGCGGTCGGCGGCGGCTACGGCGTCAACCACGACAAGTCCTTCCGGCCCCGTCGCCAGGACCGCCCCCAGGACCTGCTGGAGACCGGCGCCGCCTACGCCATGGAGGCCACCGGCTTCCGCAAGCACCAGCACCGCTTCTTCGGCCGCACCGAACTGGTCCGCACGGACCCCGCGCGCGTGCTGGAGATCGACGACCCGCACGACCTCGCCCGCGCCCGGGCCCTCGCCCCGCTCTTCGACGCGGACCGCCCCGGCGCGCTCCCGACCGCCGACGACATCGACGCGGTCGTCCTCGACTTCGACGGCACCCAGACCGACGACCGGGTGCTCGTCGACTCCGACGGACGGGAGTTCGTCTCCGTGCACCGCGGAGACGGACTCGGCATCGCGGCCCTCCGCAGGAGCGGCCTGAAGATGCTGATCCTGTCCACGGAACAGAACCCTGTGGTCGCCGCCCGGGCCCGGAAGCTCAAGCTCCCGGTGCTGCACGGCATCGACCGCAAGGACCTCGCGCTGAAGCAGTGGTGCGAGGAGCAGGGCATCGCGCCGGAGCGCGTGCTCTACGTCGGCAACGACGTCAATGACCTCCCGTGCTTCGCCCTCGTGGGCTGGCCCGTGGCGGTCGCGAGCGCCCACGACGTCGTGCGCGGCGCCGCACGCGCGGTCACCACCGTCCCCGGTGGCGACGGCGCGATCCGAGAGATCGCCAGCTGGATCCTCGGCCCCTCTCTCGATTCCCTCACCAAGTAA
- a CDS encoding N-acetylneuraminate synthase family protein, translating to MSTNSRIRRFGSREVGPGRPVYVCGEIGINHNGELENAFKLIDAAAEAGCDAVKFQKRTPEICTPRDQWDIERDTPWGRMTYIDYRHRVEFGEDEYRAIDDYCKSKNIDWFASPWDTEAVAFLEKFDVPAHKVASASLTDDELLQALRSTGRAVILSTGMSTPKQIRHAVEVLGSDNILMCHATSTYPAKAEELNLRVINTLQQEFPNVPIGYSGHETGLQTTLAAVALGATFVERHITLDRAMWGSDQAASVEPQGLTRLVRDIRTIEASLGDGVKKVYESELGPMKKLRRVTGVVAEAEIATAAGEPVGV from the coding sequence ATGAGCACCAACTCCCGTATCCGCCGGTTCGGTTCGCGCGAGGTCGGCCCCGGCCGCCCGGTCTACGTCTGCGGCGAGATCGGCATCAACCACAACGGCGAGCTGGAGAACGCCTTCAAGCTCATCGACGCCGCCGCCGAGGCCGGCTGCGACGCCGTGAAGTTCCAGAAGCGCACCCCGGAGATCTGCACCCCGCGCGACCAGTGGGACATCGAGCGCGACACCCCCTGGGGCCGGATGACCTACATCGACTACCGCCACCGCGTGGAGTTCGGCGAGGACGAGTACCGCGCCATCGACGACTACTGCAAGTCCAAGAACATCGACTGGTTCGCCTCCCCGTGGGACACCGAGGCCGTCGCCTTCCTGGAGAAGTTCGACGTCCCCGCCCACAAGGTCGCCTCCGCCTCCCTCACGGACGACGAGCTGCTGCAGGCCCTGCGCTCCACCGGCCGCGCCGTGATCCTCTCCACCGGCATGTCGACGCCGAAGCAGATCCGCCACGCGGTCGAGGTCCTCGGCTCCGACAACATCCTGATGTGCCACGCCACGTCGACCTACCCGGCGAAGGCCGAGGAGCTCAACCTGCGGGTCATCAACACCCTCCAGCAGGAGTTCCCCAACGTCCCGATCGGCTACTCCGGCCACGAGACCGGCCTGCAGACCACCCTCGCCGCGGTCGCCCTGGGCGCCACCTTCGTCGAGCGCCACATCACCCTCGACCGCGCCATGTGGGGCTCGGACCAGGCCGCCTCCGTCGAGCCGCAGGGCCTGACCCGCCTCGTCCGCGACATCCGCACCATCGAGGCCTCCCTCGGCGACGGCGTCAAGAAGGTCTACGAGTCCGAGCTGGGCCCGATGAAGAAGCTGCGCCGCGTCACCGGTGTGGTCGCCGAGGCGGAGATCGCCACGGCCGCGGGCGAGCCGGTCGGCGTCTGA
- a CDS encoding class I SAM-dependent DNA methyltransferase yields the protein MRPVRAPDFLQSTQASYDAIAEAYTAEHPDSLAGRPLELALLTTFVELVRAAGTAGPPVADVGSGPGYVTARLHEAGLPVFGVDASPRMVGLARRAHPELRFHVGSMTALDLPEETLGGIVALYSIIHVPDDQLPSVFAGFRRVLLPGAPVLLGFQSGDEDGQQRLTERYGQEISLDYYWRTPDTVAAHLEEAGLEMYARVLREPQGEEKMPRAFLLARRPAPGPSGVFRPSGRG from the coding sequence CTGCGCCCCGTGCGCGCCCCCGATTTCTTACAGTCCACGCAGGCCTCCTACGACGCCATCGCCGAGGCCTACACCGCCGAGCACCCCGACAGTCTGGCCGGGAGACCCCTGGAGCTGGCCCTGCTGACGACCTTCGTGGAGCTGGTCCGGGCGGCCGGGACGGCCGGGCCACCGGTCGCGGACGTCGGCAGCGGCCCGGGGTATGTGACCGCGCGGCTGCACGAGGCCGGGCTGCCGGTGTTCGGGGTCGACGCGTCTCCCCGCATGGTGGGCCTGGCCCGGCGGGCGCACCCGGAGCTGCGCTTCCACGTCGGTTCGATGACGGCGCTGGACCTGCCTGAGGAGACGCTGGGCGGCATCGTCGCGCTCTACTCGATCATCCATGTGCCGGACGATCAGCTGCCGTCCGTCTTCGCCGGGTTCCGCCGGGTCCTGCTGCCGGGCGCCCCCGTGCTGCTCGGCTTCCAGTCCGGGGACGAGGACGGACAACAGCGCCTGACCGAGCGCTACGGGCAGGAGATCTCACTCGACTACTACTGGCGCACTCCTGACACGGTCGCCGCGCACCTCGAAGAGGCGGGCCTGGAGATGTACGCCCGGGTGCTGCGTGAGCCCCAGGGGGAGGAGAAGATGCCGCGCGCGTTCCTCCTGGCCCGCAGGCCGGCGCCCGGCCCGTCCGGCGTTTTTCGGCCGAGCGGTCGCGGCTAG
- a CDS encoding M20 family metallopeptidase: protein MSLESEVDLPGGAVLPGALPDALRAELIAFRRDMHMHPELGNQEFRTTAAIKERLERAGLKPRVLAVGTGLVCDIGVEGEQWDGGPSMLALRADIDGLPIPDTKTECPYRSTVPDRAHACGHDVHTTVVLGAGLVLAELHRQGALPRPVRLIFQPAEEVLPGGAADAIKSGALEGVGAIIAVHCDPRVDAGRIGLREGPITSACDRLEIGLDGPGGHTARPHLTTDLVTAAARVVTDVPALVGRRFDSRSGLAITWGRVESGHAPNVIPQHAELSGTVRCLDLEAWRQAPDVVVAAIDEVANLHRAKSEINYVRGVPPVVNEPGVTELLREAMIARRGVESVEGTEQSLGGEDFSWYLEHVPGAMARLGVRTPGERHVRDLHQGDFDVDESAITVGVELFTAAALVNGLR, encoded by the coding sequence ATGTCACTGGAGTCCGAGGTCGATCTTCCCGGCGGAGCCGTACTTCCCGGTGCACTGCCCGACGCGCTGCGGGCCGAGCTCATCGCGTTCCGACGCGACATGCACATGCACCCGGAGCTCGGCAACCAGGAGTTCCGCACGACCGCCGCGATCAAGGAGCGGCTGGAGCGGGCCGGCCTCAAGCCGCGCGTCCTCGCCGTGGGGACCGGACTCGTCTGTGACATCGGCGTGGAGGGCGAGCAGTGGGACGGCGGTCCCAGCATGCTCGCCCTGCGGGCCGACATCGACGGCCTGCCCATCCCGGACACCAAGACGGAGTGCCCGTACCGCTCGACGGTGCCCGACCGCGCGCACGCCTGCGGCCACGACGTGCACACCACCGTCGTCCTGGGTGCCGGCCTGGTCCTCGCCGAGCTGCACCGGCAGGGCGCGCTGCCCCGCCCCGTCCGGCTGATCTTCCAGCCCGCCGAGGAGGTGCTGCCCGGCGGCGCCGCCGACGCCATCAAGAGCGGGGCGCTGGAAGGGGTCGGCGCGATCATCGCCGTGCACTGCGACCCCCGCGTGGACGCCGGAAGGATCGGGCTCCGTGAGGGTCCCATCACCTCCGCCTGCGACCGGCTGGAGATCGGCCTCGACGGCCCGGGCGGCCACACCGCCCGCCCCCACCTCACGACCGACCTGGTCACCGCCGCGGCCCGCGTCGTCACCGACGTGCCCGCGCTGGTCGGCCGGCGCTTCGACAGCCGCAGCGGGCTCGCCATCACCTGGGGCCGCGTCGAGTCGGGCCACGCACCGAACGTGATCCCGCAGCACGCCGAGCTCTCCGGCACGGTGCGCTGCCTCGACCTGGAGGCGTGGCGGCAGGCCCCCGACGTCGTCGTCGCGGCCATCGACGAGGTCGCCAACCTCCACCGCGCCAAGTCGGAGATCAACTACGTGCGCGGCGTCCCGCCGGTCGTCAACGAGCCCGGCGTCACCGAACTGCTGCGCGAAGCCATGATCGCCCGCCGCGGCGTCGAGTCCGTCGAGGGCACCGAGCAGAGCCTCGGCGGCGAGGACTTCTCCTGGTACCTGGAGCACGTCCCCGGCGCCATGGCCCGCCTGGGCGTCCGCACCCCCGGCGAACGCCACGTGCGCGACCTCCACCAGGGCGACTTCGACGTCGACGAGTCGGCCATCACGGTAGGCGTAGAACTCTTCACCGCCGCAGCCCTGGTCAACGGCCTCCGCTAG
- a CDS encoding BMP family lipoprotein encodes MRRISKLTRVAVGVASLGLVATACGGTSSDSGDSDSSERGVAIAYDVGGKGDQSFNDAAYAGLTKAKDEFGYKTADIEPTEGETDADKEQRLASLAKQGYNPVIGVGYAYTAAMKAVASKYPDTTFGIVDSVVEGKNVASLVFAEEQASYLAGVAAAKATKTDVVGFVGGVDVPLIHKFEAGYTQGVKDTKPGVEVLSQYLTQTAEEGGFASPDKGKAAAEGQIEKKADVLYAAAGLSGQGVIEAAAKAKVWAIGVDSDQYKQAALAPYKNYILTSALKDVGGAVYALSKSVQDDKPLTGVKTFDLKVNGVGLSESNPEFAKVAGLKEAVEKAKQGIDDGSIKVKTE; translated from the coding sequence ATGCGTCGGATTTCCAAACTGACCCGCGTCGCGGTGGGGGTCGCGTCGCTCGGGCTCGTCGCCACGGCCTGCGGCGGCACCAGCAGCGACAGCGGTGACAGCGACAGCAGCGAGCGCGGCGTCGCGATCGCGTACGACGTCGGCGGCAAGGGCGACCAGTCCTTCAACGACGCCGCCTACGCCGGCCTGACGAAGGCCAAGGACGAGTTCGGCTACAAGACGGCCGACATCGAGCCCACCGAGGGCGAGACGGACGCCGACAAGGAGCAGCGCCTGGCGTCGCTGGCCAAGCAGGGCTACAACCCGGTCATCGGTGTCGGCTACGCGTACACCGCGGCGATGAAGGCCGTCGCCTCCAAGTACCCGGACACCACCTTCGGCATCGTGGACTCCGTGGTCGAGGGCAAGAACGTCGCCTCCCTCGTCTTCGCCGAGGAGCAGGCCTCGTACCTCGCCGGTGTGGCCGCCGCCAAGGCCACGAAGACCGACGTCGTCGGCTTCGTGGGCGGCGTGGACGTCCCGCTGATCCACAAGTTCGAGGCCGGCTACACGCAGGGTGTCAAGGACACCAAGCCCGGGGTGGAGGTCCTGTCGCAGTACCTCACCCAGACGGCCGAAGAGGGCGGTTTCGCCAGCCCGGACAAGGGCAAGGCCGCCGCCGAGGGCCAGATCGAGAAGAAGGCCGACGTGCTCTACGCGGCCGCCGGTCTGTCCGGACAGGGCGTGATCGAGGCCGCCGCCAAGGCGAAGGTCTGGGCGATCGGCGTCGACTCCGACCAGTACAAGCAGGCCGCTCTGGCCCCGTACAAGAACTACATCCTCACGTCCGCGCTCAAGGACGTCGGCGGAGCGGTCTACGCGCTGTCCAAGTCGGTCCAGGACGACAAGCCGCTGACCGGCGTGAAGACCTTCGACCTGAAGGTCAACGGCGTCGGGCTCTCCGAGTCGAACCCCGAGTTCGCCAAGGTCGCGGGCCTCAAGGAGGCCGTGGAAAAGGCGAAGCAGGGCATCGACGACGGCTCCATCAAGGTGAAGACCGAGTAG
- a CDS encoding BMP family lipoprotein, translating into MRRISRITVAGAATASLALALSACGGTSTSAGSSDSKGDKGLAIAYDVGGKGDQSFNDAAYAGLEQAKKEFGYQTADVEPTEGETDADKEQRLVSLAKQGHNPVIGVGYAYASAVKGAAEKFPDTTFGIVDDATINAKNVADLVFSEEEASYLAGVAAAKTSKSKVVGFVGGVDIPLIHKFQAGFAQGVKDTDPKVKVLSQYLTQTAEEGGFASPDKGKTAAEGQIEKKADVVYAAAGLSGQGVIEAAAANKVWAIGVDSDQYQQEALAKYKDSILTSAMKDVAKAVYNLAKSVEDGKPETGIVRGDLKTGEVSLSNSNPKFADDAELQEAIKTAKEKIISGEIKVKSS; encoded by the coding sequence ATGCGCCGGATTTCCCGGATCACGGTCGCAGGCGCAGCGACCGCCTCCCTGGCCCTCGCGCTCTCCGCCTGCGGCGGCACCTCGACCTCCGCCGGGTCGTCGGACTCGAAGGGCGACAAGGGTCTCGCCATCGCCTACGACGTCGGCGGCAAGGGCGACCAGTCCTTCAACGACGCCGCGTACGCGGGCCTGGAGCAGGCGAAGAAGGAGTTCGGGTACCAGACGGCCGACGTGGAGCCCACCGAGGGCGAGACGGACGCCGACAAGGAGCAGCGCCTGGTCTCCCTCGCCAAGCAGGGCCACAACCCGGTCATCGGCGTCGGCTACGCCTACGCCTCGGCCGTGAAGGGTGCCGCCGAGAAGTTCCCGGACACCACCTTCGGCATCGTCGACGACGCCACGATCAACGCCAAGAACGTGGCCGACCTGGTCTTCAGTGAGGAGGAGGCCTCCTACCTGGCCGGTGTCGCCGCCGCCAAGACCAGCAAGTCCAAGGTCGTCGGCTTCGTCGGCGGTGTGGACATCCCGCTGATCCACAAGTTCCAGGCGGGCTTCGCGCAGGGCGTGAAGGACACCGACCCGAAGGTCAAGGTGCTCTCCCAGTACCTCACCCAGACGGCCGAGGAGGGCGGTTTCGCCAGCCCCGACAAGGGCAAGACGGCTGCCGAGGGCCAGATCGAGAAGAAGGCCGACGTCGTCTACGCGGCCGCCGGCCTGTCCGGTCAGGGTGTCATCGAGGCCGCCGCCGCCAACAAGGTGTGGGCCATCGGTGTCGACTCCGACCAGTACCAGCAGGAAGCCCTCGCCAAGTACAAGGACTCCATCCTGACCTCGGCGATGAAGGACGTCGCCAAGGCGGTGTACAACCTGGCGAAGTCGGTCGAGGACGGCAAGCCCGAGACCGGTATCGTTCGTGGCGATCTGAAGACCGGCGAGGTGAGCCTGTCGAACTCCAACCCGAAGTTCGCGGACGACGCCGAGCTTCAGGAAGCCATCAAGACGGCCAAGGAGAAGATCATCAGCGGCGAGATCAAGGTCAAGAGCAGCTGA